The following proteins are co-located in the Sporolactobacillus pectinivorans genome:
- the uvrC gene encoding excinuclease ABC subunit UvrC — MVSQKIREKLSLLPKQPGCYQMKNSQGQIIYVGKAKNLFNRVHSYFSGSHDAKTQRLVADIADFEYIVVSSEIESLLLEINLIKKYEPRYNIMLKDDKSYPYIKLTSEKYPRLIITRKVNRRSGKYFGPYPNVTAANETKRLLDRLYPLRKCHTLPNRVCLYYHIGQCLAPCVNDIPAETYQNMAEDITHFLNGGYQDVKKILKEKMLNEAEQLHFEKAKEFRDQIQHIETVMEKQKIVFNDLDDRDVFGYAFDKGWMCVQVFFMRQGKLIERAASMFPFYQEPEEDFLTFIGQFYSHQNHIKPKEVLIPDHVDQQLIEQMLGISVLQPQRGRKKDLVNMAIKNGQIALKEKFALIERDEKRTVGAVEQLGEALDMLAPRRIETFDNSNIQGADPVSAMVVFEDGRPKKSDYRKYRVKTVSGPDDYATMKEVVRRRYSRLLKEGAVLPDLILIDGGKGQLSAAIDVLENEFGLYIPVCGLAKDDKHRTAQLVAGDPPSFVPLARNSQAFYLLQRIQDEVHRFAITFHRQVHQKEMLHSVLDDIPGIGAQRKQALLRNFGSIKKIREASSEMLREAGLPQKIAETVKKYLDNPT; from the coding sequence ATGGTGAGTCAGAAAATTAGAGAAAAACTTAGTTTACTCCCGAAACAGCCGGGTTGTTATCAAATGAAGAACAGCCAAGGGCAGATTATTTATGTCGGCAAAGCAAAAAATCTGTTCAACCGCGTTCATTCATATTTCAGCGGATCCCACGATGCGAAGACGCAGCGCCTTGTTGCGGATATAGCCGATTTTGAATATATCGTTGTTTCATCAGAAATCGAATCGCTGCTTCTTGAAATCAATCTGATTAAAAAGTATGAACCAAGATATAACATCATGCTGAAGGATGACAAAAGTTATCCCTATATCAAACTTACTTCAGAAAAGTATCCGCGGCTGATCATCACACGGAAAGTTAATCGAAGGAGCGGCAAATATTTTGGACCGTATCCGAACGTGACGGCGGCGAATGAAACAAAACGGCTGCTTGATCGGCTTTATCCGCTGCGTAAATGCCACACGCTGCCTAATCGTGTCTGCCTTTATTATCATATCGGCCAGTGTCTGGCCCCCTGTGTCAACGACATTCCAGCCGAGACCTATCAGAACATGGCAGAGGATATCACCCATTTTCTGAACGGTGGCTATCAGGATGTCAAAAAGATTCTGAAGGAAAAAATGCTGAATGAAGCGGAACAGCTCCATTTCGAGAAGGCAAAAGAGTTCCGTGACCAGATCCAGCACATTGAAACGGTTATGGAGAAGCAGAAAATCGTCTTCAATGATCTGGATGATCGCGATGTTTTCGGCTATGCCTTTGACAAGGGATGGATGTGTGTTCAGGTTTTCTTCATGCGCCAGGGAAAACTGATCGAGCGGGCGGCTTCCATGTTCCCGTTCTATCAGGAACCGGAAGAAGATTTTCTGACATTTATCGGACAGTTCTATTCACACCAGAATCATATTAAACCAAAGGAAGTTCTAATTCCGGATCATGTCGATCAGCAGCTTATCGAACAGATGCTTGGCATCTCGGTCCTCCAGCCGCAGCGTGGCCGGAAAAAAGATCTCGTCAATATGGCGATCAAAAACGGGCAGATTGCGCTCAAGGAAAAGTTCGCATTGATTGAACGGGACGAGAAACGAACGGTAGGCGCCGTGGAACAGCTGGGAGAAGCTCTGGATATGCTCGCACCGCGCCGAATCGAGACATTCGATAACTCAAATATTCAGGGCGCGGATCCTGTATCGGCGATGGTGGTGTTTGAAGACGGGCGTCCGAAGAAAAGCGACTATCGCAAATACCGGGTGAAAACAGTAAGTGGGCCGGATGACTATGCGACGATGAAGGAAGTGGTTCGCAGACGTTACTCCAGACTGCTTAAGGAAGGAGCCGTCCTGCCCGATCTGATTCTGATCGACGGTGGCAAGGGTCAGTTGTCCGCCGCCATTGATGTTCTGGAAAATGAATTCGGACTTTATATTCCGGTCTGCGGTCTGGCGAAAGATGATAAGCATCGGACGGCCCAGCTGGTGGCCGGAGATCCGCCGTCATTTGTTCCGTTGGCGAGAAACAGCCAGGCTTTTTATCTGCTGCAGCGGATACAGGATGAGGTGCACCGCTTTGCCATTACTTTTCACAGACAGGTACACCAGAAGGAAATGCTTCACTCGGTTCTCGACGATATACCAGGCATTGGCGCGCAGAGAAAGCAGGCGCTGCTCAGAAACTTTGGTTCAATTAAAAAAATCAGGGAAGCGAGCAGTGAAATGCTGAGAGAAGCAGGATTGCCACAGAAAATCGCTGAGACCGTTAAGAAATATTTGGACAATCCAACCTGA
- the trxA gene encoding thioredoxin, whose translation MAINQVNDTNFADETSKGLVLTDFWATWCGPCKMMAPVLEEVDSELADNLKIVKLDVDENQATASKYGVMSIPTMFLFKDGEVVDKIVGFTPKEALVDRIKEHVG comes from the coding sequence ATGGCAATCAATCAGGTAAACGATACAAATTTTGCGGATGAAACATCAAAGGGACTTGTTCTCACCGACTTTTGGGCGACATGGTGCGGGCCATGCAAAATGATGGCTCCTGTTCTCGAAGAAGTGGATTCAGAATTAGCAGATAATCTTAAAATTGTTAAGCTGGACGTTGATGAAAATCAGGCGACAGCCAGCAAATACGGTGTCATGAGCATTCCGACGATGTTTCTGTTCAAAGACGGCGAAGTTGTTGATAAGATCGTTGGCTTCACACCGAAAGAAGCTCTGGTAGACCGGATCAAAGAGCACGTCGGCTGA
- a CDS encoding endonuclease MutS2: protein MNEHALKALEYKKIKQQLMDYTASSLGKSRIGQLQPSGDLEEVRKLQEETDEGATVLRLKGSVPFGGITDVRPGLKRSKIGSILQAKELIDIADTIRGVRLIKSFILDLAEDEELELPILAGLVEGMEVPGGLERKIRSAVDDQGGVMDSASTALRHIRGQIRTFDSRVKQKLENIVHSNGKMLSEAIITIRNDRQVIPVKQEYRTSFGGIVHDQSASGATLFIEPQAIVDLNNQLSEARAKERHEVERILRVLSQETAEYADELLESVEGLAQLDFIFAKASYGHQMKASRPKLNDQGIIRLKKARHPLISLERVVPIDVIFDEHTHALIITGPNTGGKTVSLKTTGLITLMAQSGLQIPAEEESEVSVFKKIFADIGDEQSIEQSLSTFSSHMTNIIGILKEVDFQSLVLFDELGAGTDPQEGAALSIAILDAVYGCGATIICTTHYSELKAYAYERNGVMNASVEFDVETLSPTYRLLLGVPGRSNAFEISKKLGLPTDIIDGARLQISRETNQIDKMIASLEKNRKAAEVEEENARRLKLDAEEKEAALTKKLNDLERNKELILKQAKEKAERAVKEARREAEEIIDELRSYKNRGQVKEHQLIDAKTKLSHALDALDQPDRQAAPAAPVKHELAGFAVGDHVKMISFGQEGYIVEKISNHEYLVQAGILKMNVAENDLKKVREEKKVRPVVNVRTSGVTVKPELDLRGERYEDAMLKVEKYLDEAMLAGFPRVSIIHGKGTGALRNGVSKLIERHPRVKSSRLGSQGEGGSGVTVVDFK, encoded by the coding sequence TTGAACGAACATGCTTTAAAAGCATTGGAATATAAAAAGATCAAGCAGCAGCTAATGGATTACACTGCGTCATCGCTTGGTAAAAGCCGGATCGGACAGCTGCAGCCATCCGGCGATCTGGAAGAAGTCAGAAAGCTGCAGGAAGAAACAGATGAAGGAGCAACGGTACTTCGATTGAAGGGATCAGTGCCCTTCGGCGGCATCACGGATGTCAGGCCCGGCCTGAAACGATCAAAAATCGGCAGCATCCTCCAGGCGAAGGAACTGATTGATATTGCCGATACGATACGCGGTGTACGGCTGATCAAGTCGTTTATTCTTGATTTGGCGGAAGATGAGGAACTTGAGCTGCCGATCCTGGCCGGTCTTGTGGAAGGAATGGAGGTTCCCGGCGGCCTGGAACGGAAAATCCGCAGTGCAGTCGACGATCAGGGCGGTGTGATGGATTCGGCGAGCACTGCCTTGCGGCACATCCGCGGACAGATCCGCACATTTGACAGCCGGGTGAAACAGAAATTGGAAAACATTGTTCATTCAAACGGGAAGATGCTGTCGGAAGCGATCATCACGATCCGCAACGACAGACAGGTTATCCCGGTAAAACAGGAATACCGCACATCTTTCGGGGGGATTGTGCACGATCAGTCGGCATCCGGTGCGACGCTGTTCATTGAACCGCAGGCGATTGTCGACCTGAATAACCAGTTGAGTGAAGCCCGGGCCAAAGAGCGGCATGAAGTTGAACGGATTCTGCGTGTTCTGTCTCAAGAAACCGCCGAATATGCTGACGAGCTTCTTGAATCGGTCGAAGGACTGGCACAGCTCGATTTTATTTTTGCCAAGGCATCTTACGGACACCAAATGAAAGCTTCCAGGCCAAAGTTAAATGATCAGGGGATTATTCGGCTCAAAAAAGCGCGCCATCCGCTAATCAGCCTTGAGCGGGTTGTACCGATTGATGTCATTTTTGATGAACATACCCATGCGCTGATCATTACCGGTCCGAATACCGGCGGCAAGACGGTTTCACTGAAGACGACGGGTCTGATTACGTTAATGGCTCAGTCCGGTCTGCAAATTCCTGCAGAAGAGGAATCCGAAGTCAGTGTTTTTAAAAAGATTTTTGCCGATATCGGGGATGAACAATCAATTGAGCAAAGTCTCAGTACCTTTTCGTCACACATGACCAACATCATCGGCATCCTCAAAGAAGTCGATTTTCAGAGCCTTGTGCTGTTTGACGAACTGGGAGCCGGCACCGACCCTCAGGAAGGCGCAGCACTGTCGATTGCCATTCTGGACGCTGTATATGGCTGTGGGGCGACAATTATCTGTACGACACACTACAGTGAACTGAAGGCGTATGCGTACGAGCGGAACGGCGTGATGAATGCCAGCGTTGAATTCGATGTGGAAACACTCAGCCCGACATATCGGCTGTTGCTCGGCGTGCCGGGACGAAGCAACGCATTTGAAATTTCGAAAAAGTTAGGTCTCCCCACTGATATCATTGATGGAGCAAGGCTTCAGATCAGCCGTGAAACAAATCAGATTGATAAAATGATTGCTTCACTCGAAAAAAACCGTAAGGCTGCGGAGGTTGAGGAAGAGAACGCTCGTAGGCTGAAACTTGATGCTGAGGAAAAGGAAGCTGCTCTTACAAAGAAACTGAACGATCTGGAGCGCAATAAGGAACTAATTCTCAAACAGGCGAAAGAAAAAGCGGAGCGCGCGGTTAAAGAGGCCCGGCGGGAAGCAGAAGAAATTATTGATGAACTGCGCAGTTACAAAAATCGCGGTCAGGTTAAGGAACATCAGCTGATTGATGCAAAAACCAAACTTTCACATGCGCTGGATGCATTGGATCAGCCGGACAGGCAGGCTGCGCCGGCGGCCCCGGTAAAACACGAACTCGCAGGATTCGCAGTTGGCGACCATGTTAAAATGATCAGTTTTGGCCAGGAAGGCTATATCGTTGAGAAGATCAGTAATCATGAATATCTGGTTCAGGCAGGCATTCTGAAAATGAATGTTGCCGAAAATGACCTGAAGAAAGTGAGAGAGGAGAAAAAAGTGCGTCCTGTCGTCAATGTTCGCACGTCTGGAGTGACGGTGAAACCGGAACTCGATCTGCGTGGTGAACGCTATGAGGACGCCATGCTCAAGGTTGAAAAATATCTTGATGAAGCGATGCTCGCCGGCTTTCCACGGGTCTCAATCATTCATGGTAAAGGAACCGGTGCACTGCGGAACGGGGTTTCCAAACTAATTGAGCGCCATCCGCGTGTGAAAAGTTCGCGGCTTGGCAGCCAGGGTGAAGGCGGCAGCGGTGTCACGGTTGTCGACTTTAAGTGA
- the polX gene encoding DNA polymerase/3'-5' exonuclease PolX yields the protein MNKKQIIDQLDRIALYLEIRGDNPFKIAAYRRAGQALETDQRSVAGIDDFSKIKGIGRGTADVIKDLMLTGESAVLRDLQKEIPPDLLELVKIPGLGGKKIGKLYQALNVTDLAALREACEGEQVRALPGFGEKTEEKLLDAVKKINQRPSELSIAYMVGLAEKIEAALRSDQDIRHFSRAGSLRRAKEKMKDLDFVIETDDPEQTANQIVELLPIYEITGRGDAKMTVVLNDPYHVSVDFRFSTAEAFVTTLHHFTGSKEHNILIRHLAKERGEKISEYGIESENEPVQTFSSEADLYHHFGLSEIPPEVREGASEIERAESGPLGLIRLEDIKGDLHMHSTWSDGSYTVQEMADAMRAKGYAYACLTDHSKSLRVATGLSEERLLKQLEEVARVNALYEDFTLFSGVEMDILPDGSLDYSDEILKCLDFVIASIHSSFSQSKNQIMKRLENACRNPYVRLIAHPTGRLLGKRSSYAIDVEGLIRLAKETGTALELNSNRNRLDLSSEWVCKAQEAGVRIAIDTDSHSKKMIEDMALGVQTAVRGWIRPGTVLNTMTAEQFAAFLHCKKI from the coding sequence GTGAATAAAAAACAGATTATTGACCAATTGGACCGGATTGCCCTTTATTTGGAAATCCGCGGTGACAATCCCTTTAAAATTGCCGCGTACCGCCGCGCCGGACAGGCGTTGGAAACGGATCAGCGTTCGGTGGCAGGCATTGACGACTTCAGTAAAATTAAAGGCATCGGCCGCGGAACGGCGGATGTTATCAAAGATTTGATGTTGACCGGCGAATCTGCTGTGCTGCGCGATCTGCAGAAAGAGATTCCACCCGATTTGCTTGAGCTTGTGAAAATCCCCGGGCTTGGCGGGAAGAAAATCGGCAAACTGTACCAGGCACTGAATGTGACTGATCTGGCGGCGCTGCGGGAAGCATGCGAAGGGGAGCAGGTCCGCGCGCTCCCGGGTTTCGGCGAAAAGACGGAAGAAAAATTATTGGATGCAGTTAAAAAAATAAATCAGCGTCCAAGCGAACTTTCTATTGCTTACATGGTTGGTCTGGCTGAAAAAATCGAAGCGGCTCTGCGCTCGGATCAGGATATCAGACATTTTTCACGCGCCGGGAGCCTCCGTCGGGCAAAAGAAAAGATGAAAGACTTGGATTTCGTCATCGAGACAGACGATCCGGAACAAACGGCAAATCAGATTGTTGAGCTTCTGCCCATATATGAAATAACCGGGCGGGGCGATGCAAAAATGACGGTAGTGCTCAATGACCCCTATCATGTTTCTGTCGACTTTCGTTTTTCAACAGCTGAAGCTTTTGTGACCACATTGCATCATTTCACTGGTTCTAAAGAGCACAACATATTGATTCGCCATCTGGCAAAAGAGCGCGGCGAAAAAATCAGTGAATACGGGATCGAATCGGAAAATGAACCGGTCCAGACTTTTTCGAGCGAGGCCGATCTATACCACCACTTCGGGCTCAGTGAGATTCCTCCGGAGGTGCGGGAAGGTGCAAGTGAAATTGAAAGGGCTGAATCCGGTCCGCTGGGGCTGATACGGCTGGAGGATATTAAGGGCGACCTGCACATGCACTCGACCTGGAGCGATGGATCGTATACGGTTCAGGAAATGGCAGACGCGATGAGGGCGAAAGGATATGCCTACGCGTGCCTGACCGACCACTCAAAGTCACTGAGGGTCGCCACTGGTCTTTCCGAGGAGCGGCTGCTGAAACAGCTCGAGGAAGTGGCGCGCGTGAATGCCCTTTATGAGGATTTTACACTTTTTTCCGGGGTGGAAATGGACATACTTCCGGACGGTTCGCTTGATTATTCGGATGAAATTTTGAAATGTCTGGATTTTGTTATTGCGTCGATCCATTCTTCTTTTTCACAGAGCAAGAACCAGATCATGAAACGTCTGGAAAACGCGTGCAGAAATCCTTACGTGCGGCTGATCGCCCATCCGACCGGACGGCTGCTTGGCAAACGGAGCAGCTATGCGATAGACGTCGAGGGCCTGATCCGGCTGGCCAAAGAAACTGGAACGGCGCTTGAGCTGAACAGCAATCGCAATCGTCTTGACCTTTCCTCTGAATGGGTTTGCAAGGCCCAGGAGGCCGGGGTCAGAATCGCCATTGATACTGACAGCCACTCCAAGAAAATGATTGAGGACATGGCGCTTGGCGTGCAAACGGCAGTGCGCGGCTGGATCCGTCCGGGAACTGTGCTGAATACAATGACTGCGGAACAGTTTGCCGCTTTTTTACACTGTAAGAAAATATAA
- a CDS encoding CvpA family protein — protein sequence MLFNIIILVLLAWGFFIGFKRGLVLQLVHLAGFVVAYIVAFMYYKQLTPVVKLWVPFPTSAAQSGTFSFLGNMNLQSAYYQAIAFLMLFIATKIVLAIFGHMLDFLAELPLIRSVNHLTGGLFGFAEFYLVIFILLYVGALTPISGLQSSINSSSLAQSIIGSTPVFSKMLHNMWMALIFVR from the coding sequence ATGCTGTTTAATATAATTATTTTAGTTTTACTTGCTTGGGGTTTTTTTATCGGATTTAAGCGGGGTCTTGTCCTGCAGCTTGTCCATCTGGCCGGATTTGTCGTTGCCTACATTGTAGCGTTCATGTACTATAAGCAGCTGACTCCGGTAGTCAAGCTCTGGGTGCCCTTCCCGACATCGGCTGCACAAAGCGGCACGTTCAGCTTTCTGGGCAATATGAACCTGCAGTCGGCTTATTATCAGGCAATTGCTTTCCTGATGCTGTTTATCGCAACCAAGATTGTGCTGGCGATTTTCGGACACATGCTTGATTTTCTCGCGGAGCTGCCTTTGATCCGTTCAGTGAATCATTTGACAGGCGGGCTGTTCGGCTTCGCGGAATTTTATCTGGTGATCTTTATTCTGCTCTATGTTGGGGCACTGACGCCGATCAGCGGGCTTCAGTCCTCCATTAACAGTTCATCTTTGGCTCAATCGATTATCGGGAGTACGCCGGTATTTTCAAAAATGCTGCATAATATGTGGATGGCCTTGATTTTCGTCCGCTGA